One window from the genome of bacterium encodes:
- a CDS encoding glycoside hydrolase family 1 protein, with protein sequence MFPKEFPKNFLWGATTSAHQVEGGMHNDWTEWEKKNGGRLAREAEKRAVREAGLASGLPAISLPPEAFSAENYVSGSSCGHYERYAEDFDLAKSLGHNAHRFSIEWSRIEPSEGVFDEKEIEHYRKVLRALRQRGLEPLTTLWHWTLPVWISRRGGVEDDRFPEYFARYAKKVGGSLGDLVQFWITLNEPTSVLLNGYLRGVWPPQKRSVVAAYRAAKNLARAHREAYNILHGLFPSVRVGFGNILIYTEPHSTSLLDRAAARFFGFWSNDYFFGLTGDTHDFLDLHYYFHSRVKFPFSVRNENRAVSDMGWEIYPEGIYHLLKKLSAPHKPVYITENGIADAGDKKRARFIREHLEWVHKAIQEGVDVRGYFYWSLLDNFEWDKGFWPRFGLFEVDRKTLERKKRPSADVYAEIARTNSLPG encoded by the coding sequence ATGTTTCCGAAAGAATTTCCAAAAAATTTCTTATGGGGTGCCACAACCAGCGCTCATCAGGTGGAGGGTGGCATGCATAACGATTGGACGGAATGGGAGAAAAAGAACGGCGGACGTCTTGCTCGCGAGGCCGAAAAGCGTGCGGTGCGGGAAGCGGGGCTCGCCTCCGGACTCCCGGCGATTTCTCTTCCCCCGGAGGCGTTTTCTGCCGAGAATTATGTGTCCGGTTCATCCTGCGGTCACTATGAGCGGTATGCCGAGGATTTTGACTTGGCTAAATCCCTGGGCCATAACGCGCATCGCTTTTCTATCGAATGGTCTCGCATTGAGCCGAGCGAGGGCGTGTTTGACGAAAAAGAGATAGAACATTATCGAAAGGTATTAAGGGCGCTTCGCCAGCGCGGACTGGAGCCACTTACCACCTTGTGGCACTGGACTCTGCCCGTATGGATTTCCCGGCGTGGCGGCGTTGAGGATGATAGGTTTCCGGAATACTTCGCCCGATATGCAAAGAAGGTTGGAGGATCTCTGGGAGATCTTGTTCAATTCTGGATAACATTGAACGAGCCGACATCCGTACTTTTGAACGGCTACCTTAGGGGGGTTTGGCCGCCGCAAAAGCGTAGTGTTGTGGCGGCGTATCGTGCCGCAAAAAATCTCGCACGCGCGCACCGGGAAGCCTATAATATACTGCATGGGCTTTTTCCGTCCGTTCGCGTTGGTTTTGGGAATATACTTATATATACGGAGCCGCACAGCACCTCGCTTCTTGACCGTGCGGCGGCGCGGTTTTTTGGATTTTGGTCAAACGACTATTTTTTTGGCCTTACGGGGGATACGCATGATTTTCTAGATCTCCACTACTATTTTCATTCAAGGGTAAAATTTCCTTTCTCGGTGCGCAATGAGAATCGTGCTGTTTCGGACATGGGATGGGAAATTTATCCCGAAGGCATATATCATCTTCTTAAAAAGCTTAGCGCCCCTCATAAGCCCGTCTATATTACCGAGAATGGTATTGCCGATGCCGGAGATAAAAAGCGCGCACGGTTCATTAGAGAGCATCTGGAGTGGGTGCACAAAGCCATTCAAGAAGGCGTGGATGTACGGGGATATTTTTACTGGTCGCTTCTGGATAATTTCGAATGGGACAAGGGATTTTGGCCGAGGTTCGGGCTTTTTGAAGTGGACCGTAAAACCCTTGAGCGCAAAAAACGGCCATCGGCGGATGTGTACGCAGAGATTGCTCGTACGAACAGTCTCCCAGGGTAA
- a CDS encoding type II secretion system protein codes for MIQKFRKAMHGFTLIELLVVIAIIGLLASIVLVSLSSARRKARDSRRVGDLRQIQLALELYFDASQEYPYFAQASGALYTKAQANTAFIGTASTGIGALVPTYIGGLPSDPTGGATYIYGYIPGDSAASPLNCDAAADTCLHYILTATIEESTNASLGNDNDSATGGYAANNGYDCTDSGGANGIAYCVGA; via the coding sequence ATGATACAAAAATTCAGAAAAGCCATGCATGGGTTCACTCTTATTGAGCTCCTCGTGGTTATCGCTATTATCGGATTACTCGCATCTATCGTGCTGGTGTCGCTGTCCTCGGCGCGCCGCAAAGCCCGCGACTCGCGTCGTGTGGGCGACCTTCGCCAGATACAGCTTGCGCTGGAATTATATTTTGATGCCAGTCAAGAGTATCCATACTTTGCGCAAGCATCAGGAGCTTTGTACACAAAGGCACAGGCAAATACTGCTTTCATAGGAACCGCATCGACAGGCATCGGAGCTCTCGTTCCCACGTATATAGGCGGACTGCCGAGCGATCCAACAGGAGGCGCAACGTATATCTATGGCTATATTCCAGGCGATAGTGCGGCATCTCCGCTAAATTGCGATGCAGCAGCGGACACATGTCTTCACTATATTCTGACCGCAACGATCGAAGAAAGCACAAATGCATCTTTGGGCAACGACAATGACAGTGCAACCGGCGGGTACGCGGCGAACAATGGTTACGATTGTACGGATTCCGGCGGAGCCAACGGCATTGCCTATTGCGTAGGTGCCTAG
- a CDS encoding sigma-70 family RNA polymerase sigma factor, which yields MKKKQKKIIRSRKAHATRRSQKRRSAKKREARISLDRTHIEELLRRGRERGFVTELEVLHFVPNAEENVEDIEKLYRELETQNIVIKETRGFFDTLPKKGKEGAVPKGKKRDAGEAEGAAHDSVQMYLREIGRVPLLKGAEEVELAKLIEKNEEAARQKLTQANLRLVVSIAKRYVGRSQNLTLLDLIQEGNIGLFKAVEKFDYRRGYKFSTYATWWIRQAITRALADQARTIRIPVHMVETISKYTQVKRRLLQDLGREPLDEELSSEMGMALEKIRQIRKISQDVVSLEAPVGEGEEDSTLVEFIEDEKETSPVQQAARKLLKDHLNIIVKDLTPREQKILQMRFGLEDGITHTLEEVGKEFGVTRERIRQIEAKAIEKIRQHVSLRKLGGY from the coding sequence ATGAAAAAGAAGCAAAAAAAGATCATACGGAGCCGAAAGGCGCATGCGACGCGCCGTTCTCAAAAACGCCGTAGCGCGAAAAAACGCGAGGCACGCATAAGCCTTGACCGGACGCATATTGAGGAGTTGCTGCGCCGCGGCCGCGAGAGAGGATTTGTTACGGAACTGGAAGTCCTCCATTTCGTGCCGAATGCCGAAGAAAACGTCGAGGATATTGAAAAACTGTATCGGGAACTTGAGACGCAGAACATTGTTATTAAGGAGACAAGGGGATTTTTTGATACATTGCCGAAGAAGGGCAAAGAAGGTGCCGTTCCGAAGGGAAAAAAACGGGACGCCGGGGAAGCGGAGGGAGCTGCGCACGATTCCGTGCAGATGTATTTGCGGGAGATTGGGCGCGTGCCCTTGCTGAAAGGAGCTGAAGAGGTGGAGCTTGCAAAACTCATTGAAAAAAACGAAGAAGCGGCCCGGCAGAAACTCACCCAGGCAAATTTGCGTCTGGTGGTATCCATCGCCAAGCGCTATGTGGGAAGAAGCCAGAATCTTACGCTCCTGGACCTCATACAGGAAGGCAATATTGGCCTTTTTAAGGCCGTGGAAAAATTCGATTACCGGCGCGGATACAAGTTTTCCACGTATGCCACCTGGTGGATAAGGCAGGCGATCACCCGCGCCCTTGCCGACCAGGCGCGCACCATCCGCATCCCTGTGCACATGGTAGAAACCATTTCCAAATATACGCAGGTCAAACGGCGGCTTCTGCAGGATCTGGGAAGAGAGCCGCTCGACGAGGAATTATCGAGCGAGATGGGAATGGCGCTTGAAAAGATCCGCCAGATTAGAAAAATTTCCCAGGATGTGGTATCTTTGGAAGCGCCGGTCGGAGAAGGAGAGGAGGATTCGACGCTGGTGGAGTTTATTGAAGATGAAAAGGAGACCTCACCCGTTCAACAGGCGGCACGGAAGCTTCTTAAAGATCACCTCAACATCATCGTCAAGGATTTAACGCCCAGAGAGCAAAAGATCCTGCAGATGCGCTTTGGGCTTGAAGACGGCATCACACACACCCTGGAAGAGGTTGGAAAAGAATTTGGCGTAACGAGAGAGCGTATACGGCAAATTGAAGCAAAGGCCATTGAAAAAATCCGCCAGCACGTAAGTCTGCGTAAATTGGGCGGATATTAG
- a CDS encoding M48 family metallopeptidase, translated as MPTLYQQAESNIHKTWLLISLFFGFVIMLGWLFSRVYGSPEILFFAVMFSSAMSIASYWWSDRIVLALHQARPIEKKDNPEFYRIVENLALTMGLPMPRLFMLPSHALNAFATGRDPAHGVVAVTEGIMRTLEKSELEGVLAHEMSHIGNRDTLVSTVVAILAGLVVLLADWFFRFSFFGGRGRRDREGGGSAGIIFLALGILFALLAPLAAQMIQFAVSRRREFLADAAGALVTRYPEGLARALEKISYAPKLEMASNATAHLYIASPLAGRDGRVSWFAKLFMTHPPIEERIAALRGIKI; from the coding sequence ATGCCGACTCTTTACCAACAAGCCGAATCGAATATCCATAAAACCTGGCTTCTCATAAGCCTTTTTTTTGGTTTTGTCATTATGCTCGGGTGGCTGTTCTCTCGGGTGTACGGAAGCCCGGAAATATTATTTTTCGCGGTCATGTTCAGTTCCGCGATGAGCATTGCATCTTACTGGTGGTCTGATAGAATTGTCTTAGCGCTTCATCAGGCGCGTCCCATCGAAAAGAAGGACAACCCGGAGTTTTACCGTATTGTTGAAAATCTTGCCCTGACGATGGGGCTTCCCATGCCACGGCTCTTTATGCTCCCGAGCCACGCTCTGAACGCCTTTGCAACTGGGCGAGATCCGGCGCATGGGGTGGTAGCGGTGACGGAAGGTATTATGCGGACGCTTGAAAAAAGCGAGCTTGAGGGCGTGTTGGCGCATGAGATGAGTCACATTGGCAATCGCGACACGCTTGTGTCTACCGTTGTGGCGATATTGGCCGGACTGGTGGTTCTGCTTGCCGATTGGTTCTTCCGGTTTTCTTTCTTTGGAGGAAGAGGACGACGTGACAGGGAAGGAGGGGGCAGTGCCGGCATTATTTTCCTGGCGCTTGGAATTCTTTTTGCGCTTTTGGCCCCGCTTGCGGCACAGATGATACAGTTTGCGGTATCGCGCAGGAGGGAATTTTTGGCCGATGCTGCGGGAGCCTTGGTCACGCGGTATCCGGAAGGACTTGCGCGAGCGCTTGAAAAAATATCTTACGCGCCGAAACTCGAGATGGCGTCCAACGCCACCGCGCACCTCTATATCGCTTCTCCCTTGGCAGGGCGCGATGGGCGCGTAAGCTGGTTCGCAAAACTTTTCATGACGCATCCGCCCATCGAAGAGCGTATTGCGGCATTACGAGGAATAAAAATTTAA
- a CDS encoding GIY-YIG nuclease family protein, whose amino-acid sequence MHYTYVLHRKKGEWYIGYTNNLPRRLAEHQKEWPCELIYYEAYQAEKVARERERKLKHYGSAWRALRKRIIL is encoded by the coding sequence ATGCACTACACGTACGTGCTACATCGCAAAAAGGGTGAGTGGTACATTGGGTATACAAACAATTTGCCCAGGCGTCTTGCGGAGCATCAGAAAGAGTGGCCCTGCGAACTCATATACTATGAAGCCTATCAGGCAGAGAAAGTGGCCCGAGAGCGCGAAAGAAAACTGAAGCACTATGGGAGTGCGTGGCGAGCTCTCAGAAAAAGAATCATCCTCTAA
- a CDS encoding ribonuclease H-like domain-containing protein yields MAELVLDLETKKSFDDVGGRTNFHLLEVSLVGIYDYAKDAYRSFLENELKDLEEMLRRADRVIGFNIKNFDYAVLQPHVSINLKALPTLDILEEVAKNLGHRVSLDSIASKTLGERKTGDGLKALRLYKEGKLKELAEYCLQDVKLTRMVYEYGARHGKLLFEDRFGEAREASVSWKKTPAHEAPLRLQL; encoded by the coding sequence ATGGCCGAACTTGTTCTGGATCTTGAGACAAAAAAATCATTTGATGACGTGGGAGGAAGAACCAACTTTCACTTGCTTGAAGTCTCTTTGGTGGGTATCTACGATTATGCAAAAGATGCCTACAGGTCATTTCTCGAAAATGAGCTTAAGGATCTTGAAGAAATGCTCCGGCGAGCAGACCGCGTCATCGGGTTTAACATAAAGAATTTTGATTACGCGGTGCTTCAGCCCCACGTCTCTATCAATCTCAAAGCTTTGCCGACGCTGGATATTCTTGAAGAAGTCGCAAAAAATCTTGGTCACCGCGTAAGTTTGGACAGCATCGCTTCCAAAACCCTGGGAGAACGAAAGACCGGAGACGGCCTCAAAGCATTGCGGCTTTATAAAGAAGGAAAGTTGAAAGAGCTTGCGGAGTATTGTCTGCAGGACGTGAAGCTTACCCGCATGGTGTATGAATATGGGGCTCGGCACGGAAAGCTTTTATTTGAAGATCGTTTTGGCGAGGCCCGCGAGGCGTCGGTTTCCTGGAAGAAGACCCCGGCGCATGAAGCGCCACTAAGACTGCAACTATGA
- the dnaG gene encoding DNA primase, with translation MLSPSEEVKNRLDVADVIGGYMKLNQVGANLKGLCPFHHEKTPSFYVSKDKQIWHCFGCGLGGDMFSFVMKMDGVEFPDALRILADRAGVVLRQEDPRVRSERARMYDTLKAAVAFYQETLAKETEREIREYLIGRGVATDTSENFRLGYAPSASWDGLLRHLKFKGFRPEEIEHAGLAIRTERGDWRDRFHNRIMFPLFDIQGNAVGFSGRHYESRHPAGSSMTPAKYVNTPETLIYSKSRLLYGLDRAKQAIREKDHAVLVEGQFDLLLSHQAGILHTVATSGTALTQEHARLLKRYASNVSTAFDSDEAGILATKRSVMLLLSCDIAVCIIRIEGGKDPADLVLQDASSWLRAVEEAMPAMDYYLQKASFVSDTKTPEGKRRITDDLLPFIRIFPNPVMQGHYLAKLAGSIGVEERFLHEAMQKIPQEHRSEPSQTSSVPAQIVRSRWSDIEEFLIAFLVKYPDAGRLLAQHLTQDLFSSEHTRSLFLHIIPSIQTDSSKEAPDVVSEEFQMHLDQLLLKADRYTETLPKINPVKEMEAFIHELSLRKLRERLRTLGQEVKSANVSLRSVILEEFTRVSGELQKREKQSMIAAPR, from the coding sequence ATGCTTTCCCCATCCGAAGAAGTAAAAAATCGCCTTGATGTGGCCGATGTCATCGGGGGCTACATGAAACTAAATCAGGTCGGAGCAAACCTAAAAGGGCTCTGCCCCTTTCACCATGAAAAAACCCCATCGTTTTATGTTTCGAAAGACAAGCAGATATGGCACTGCTTCGGATGCGGCCTCGGGGGAGACATGTTCTCGTTCGTGATGAAAATGGACGGCGTTGAATTCCCCGATGCTCTGCGTATCTTGGCCGATCGAGCCGGCGTTGTCCTTAGGCAGGAGGATCCACGGGTGCGGAGCGAGCGCGCGCGCATGTACGACACTCTTAAAGCCGCCGTTGCGTTCTACCAGGAAACATTGGCTAAGGAGACGGAGCGCGAGATACGAGAATATCTTATAGGTCGGGGAGTAGCCACCGATACCTCCGAGAACTTCAGGCTTGGATATGCGCCGAGCGCTTCATGGGACGGTCTTTTGCGTCATCTTAAATTCAAAGGGTTCCGGCCGGAGGAGATAGAACACGCGGGGCTTGCCATACGGACGGAACGGGGAGACTGGAGAGACCGTTTTCATAACCGCATCATGTTTCCGCTTTTTGATATTCAGGGAAATGCGGTCGGGTTTTCCGGACGGCACTACGAGTCTCGCCATCCGGCAGGGTCTTCCATGACGCCGGCAAAGTATGTAAATACCCCGGAAACACTCATATATAGCAAAAGCAGGCTTCTTTACGGTCTGGACAGGGCTAAACAGGCTATCCGGGAAAAAGACCATGCGGTGCTTGTGGAAGGTCAGTTCGATCTTCTCTTGTCCCATCAGGCCGGCATCCTGCACACGGTTGCGACATCCGGTACCGCGCTTACCCAGGAGCACGCCAGACTCCTTAAGCGGTACGCTTCAAATGTTTCGACGGCTTTCGACAGCGACGAAGCAGGGATCTTGGCAACCAAGCGCTCCGTCATGCTTCTTTTGTCTTGCGATATCGCGGTCTGCATTATCCGCATCGAAGGGGGAAAGGATCCTGCCGATCTGGTTTTGCAGGATGCATCAAGCTGGCTTCGTGCGGTTGAAGAGGCAATGCCCGCAATGGATTATTACCTGCAGAAAGCTTCTTTTGTAAGCGATACCAAAACGCCGGAAGGCAAGCGCAGAATTACCGACGATCTTCTTCCTTTTATCCGCATTTTCCCCAACCCCGTCATGCAGGGCCATTATTTGGCAAAACTGGCAGGATCCATCGGCGTTGAAGAGCGTTTTTTACACGAGGCGATGCAAAAGATTCCCCAAGAACATCGAAGCGAGCCATCTCAAACTTCTTCCGTTCCTGCTCAAATTGTCCGAAGCCGATGGTCGGACATAGAGGAATTTCTTATTGCGTTCCTTGTGAAGTATCCCGATGCGGGCCGCCTTCTTGCCCAGCACCTCACGCAGGACCTTTTTTCTTCGGAACATACGCGCTCGCTCTTCCTTCATATTATACCCAGCATACAAACCGATTCTTCCAAGGAAGCGCCGGATGTTGTTTCGGAAGAATTCCAGATGCATCTGGACCAACTTTTGCTTAAGGCGGACCGTTATACCGAGACGCTTCCGAAGATCAATCCCGTAAAAGAAATGGAGGCGTTCATCCATGAACTTTCGCTACGCAAGCTTCGTGAGCGCCTGAGAACGTTGGGCCAGGAGGTCAAATCCGCGAATGTCTCGCTGCGCTCCGTGATCCTTGAAGAATTCACCCGGGTATCCGGCGAGTTGCAAAAACGCGAAAAACAGAGTATGATAGCCGCCCCCCGGTAA
- a CDS encoding metal ABC transporter permease: MPEFLPPTSPLVLAAAISVAVGASFLGVFMILRRMALVADAFSHVALPGIALGLLFGVSPSLGGLLMLILGVLLIVRLETRHNIAPETALGVIFMVALAVGLLLIPEEHLLESLFGDITKLTRSSALLSLCGGILVTIATWLLARKFALLTLSAELAHASGIALERTRLLFFLIIAIAVALGIQFMGVLLMGAVLVLPAAIAKNFTPNLRIMFLGASTVSVLSMIGGLVFAERFEVLPGPAVVITLVAIFILSLFTRRRT, encoded by the coding sequence GTGCCAGAATTTCTTCCTCCAACCTCACCATTGGTTCTTGCCGCCGCGATTTCGGTCGCCGTGGGCGCCTCGTTTCTTGGTGTTTTTATGATTTTGCGGCGCATGGCGCTTGTGGCGGACGCATTTTCGCATGTGGCCCTCCCGGGCATTGCGCTGGGGCTTCTGTTCGGCGTTTCCCCTTCGCTCGGCGGGCTCCTCATGCTTATACTCGGGGTTCTGCTTATTGTCAGGCTCGAAACCCGCCACAACATAGCTCCGGAAACCGCGCTGGGTGTTATTTTCATGGTTGCGCTGGCAGTAGGGCTCTTGCTCATTCCGGAAGAGCATCTTCTCGAATCCCTTTTTGGAGATATCACGAAGCTCACGCGCTCATCCGCTCTATTATCCCTTTGCGGAGGCATACTCGTCACGATTGCAACATGGCTTTTGGCGCGGAAGTTTGCGCTCCTTACGCTCTCTGCGGAGCTGGCGCACGCGAGTGGCATTGCGCTTGAGCGTACGCGCTTGCTGTTTTTTCTTATCATTGCCATTGCGGTAGCTCTGGGCATTCAATTTATGGGGGTACTGCTGATGGGGGCGGTGCTCGTGCTCCCTGCGGCGATCGCAAAAAATTTCACGCCAAATCTGCGCATCATGTTCCTTGGCGCTTCCACCGTCTCGGTGCTCTCCATGATCGGAGGACTTGTCTTTGCGGAACGTTTTGAGGTTCTACCGGGCCCCGCGGTGGTTATTACGCTTGTCGCGATTTTTATCTTGTCGCTTTTTACGCGCCGGCGCACCTAA
- a CDS encoding LemA family protein: protein MNIWYILIALIVVLLLWFIAMYNGFIRLRQRTQEAESDIEVQQKRRYDLIPNLLETVKGYAGHEKGVFEKVTEARTRAMQSGGTQNKEHLQAENMLSGALKTLFAVSENYPDLKANQNFLELQRELTDTEDKIQAARRFFNSVVMELNTKVESFPSNIVAGWFGFAKKEFFDLDNPAAKEPVKVKF from the coding sequence ATGAATATCTGGTACATACTCATTGCGCTTATCGTTGTTCTCCTACTTTGGTTTATTGCCATGTATAACGGCTTTATTCGCTTGCGCCAGCGAACACAGGAAGCCGAGTCCGACATCGAAGTACAGCAAAAACGCCGGTACGATCTTATCCCGAATTTATTGGAGACGGTGAAGGGATACGCCGGTCACGAAAAGGGGGTTTTTGAGAAAGTGACGGAAGCGCGGACGCGGGCGATGCAGAGCGGCGGTACGCAAAACAAAGAGCACTTGCAGGCCGAGAACATGCTCTCCGGAGCCCTAAAGACCCTCTTTGCGGTCTCCGAAAATTATCCGGACCTGAAAGCCAATCAGAATTTTTTGGAGTTGCAGCGCGAACTGACCGATACGGAGGATAAGATCCAGGCCGCGCGGAGATTTTTTAACTCCGTGGTCATGGAGCTGAACACCAAAGTGGAATCCTTTCCTTCGAATATCGTCGCCGGATGGTTTGGGTTTGCCAAAAAAGAATTTTTTGATCTTGATAATCCCGCAGCCAAAGAGCCGGTGAAAGTGAAATTCTAA
- a CDS encoding GIY-YIG nuclease family protein, producing the protein MHYFYILKSKHDHKLYLGFTGDLRKRFAEHQRGLVQSTKPRRPFTLAYYEAYGDQDDAARREKQMKRNGKAWGQLKRRIRSSIVRA; encoded by the coding sequence ATGCACTATTTCTATATTCTGAAAAGTAAACACGATCATAAACTCTATCTAGGCTTCACCGGTGATTTGCGGAAAAGATTTGCAGAACATCAGCGCGGGCTTGTGCAATCAACAAAACCTCGCAGACCATTCACTTTGGCATATTACGAAGCATATGGTGATCAGGACGATGCTGCCCGAAGAGAGAAGCAGATGAAGCGCAATGGGAAAGCCTGGGGCCAGCTCAAACGCCGTATACGAAGCAGCATCGTCCGGGCTTAA
- a CDS encoding metal ABC transporter ATP-binding protein gives MSIILEVKNLSVRFGKETVLENISFSVEEGEVFGIIGPNGAGKTTLFRAILGLIPYRGEIIWHKKARIGYVPQRLDFDKSLPLTGKELLLLRGSKGFWFPSEELSRDIKDMLAHVQAGHLENRSIGEMSGGELQRLLIAYALMGKPEVLLFDEPTSGIDLAGEATIYNLVKHLAQEYHLSVFFISHDINILYTFVDHVLCLNRNLLCSGAPKDVLTEDQLKRLYGQNIQLYEHKH, from the coding sequence ATGTCCATCATTCTTGAAGTAAAAAATCTCTCCGTCCGATTCGGCAAAGAAACGGTTTTGGAGAATATCTCTTTTTCGGTTGAGGAGGGAGAGGTGTTCGGCATCATCGGTCCGAATGGCGCCGGCAAGACGACGCTTTTTCGCGCGATACTCGGGCTCATCCCATACAGAGGAGAGATCATATGGCACAAAAAGGCGCGCATCGGTTATGTGCCCCAAAGACTGGATTTCGACAAATCGCTTCCCTTAACGGGAAAAGAGCTTCTTTTATTGCGCGGTTCGAAGGGTTTTTGGTTTCCGTCGGAGGAACTTTCTCGGGACATCAAAGACATGCTCGCACATGTGCAGGCTGGGCATCTGGAAAACCGGAGCATCGGCGAGATGTCCGGAGGTGAACTTCAGCGCCTCCTTATCGCTTATGCGCTCATGGGAAAACCGGAGGTTCTGCTTTTTGACGAGCCGACCAGCGGCATTGATCTTGCCGGCGAAGCGACCATCTATAATCTCGTAAAACATCTTGCCCAGGAATACCACCTGTCGGTATTTTTTATTTCACATGATATCAATATTCTTTATACGTTTGTGGATCACGTGCTGTGCCTTAACCGGAATCTCCTGTGTTCCGGAGCTCCAAAAGACGTGCTTACCGAAGACCAGTTGAAGCGCCTGTACGGACAAAACATACAGCTGTATGAGCATAAACACTAA
- a CDS encoding ribonuclease H-like YkuK family protein, giving the protein MFSDLSVFTSPTKGELAFPGVIREVSEFIEEEPSRAYKLIVGTDSSEAREETDFVSVIVVHRIGARARYFWIRTRQNRMPSLRQRIYHEASLSLALAQELTQGVGESLNGYLTSGVCQLEVHVDIGQFGATRDMIKEVVGMILGNGFAVKIKPESYAASSVADKHV; this is encoded by the coding sequence ATGTTTTCCGATCTTTCAGTGTTCACAAGTCCCACCAAAGGAGAGCTGGCGTTTCCGGGCGTTATTAGAGAGGTGTCGGAGTTTATTGAGGAAGAACCGTCCCGTGCCTACAAACTTATTGTGGGAACGGATTCCTCCGAAGCGCGCGAGGAGACGGATTTTGTAAGCGTCATCGTGGTACATCGCATTGGCGCGCGCGCCAGATATTTTTGGATAAGAACGCGCCAGAATCGTATGCCCTCGCTTCGGCAGCGCATCTATCACGAAGCATCGCTTTCGCTGGCTTTGGCTCAAGAACTTACCCAGGGCGTTGGAGAATCATTGAACGGGTATCTCACAAGCGGCGTCTGCCAGCTTGAAGTGCATGTGGATATTGGCCAGTTCGGCGCTACGCGAGACATGATCAAAGAAGTCGTAGGCATGATTTTAGGCAACGGCTTTGCGGTCAAGATCAAGCCGGAATCCTATGCAGCCTCCTCGGTTGCGGATAAGCACGTATAA
- a CDS encoding prepilin-type N-terminal cleavage/methylation domain-containing protein, which produces MMKGRINVIKKLCANPRLVRGFTLVEMLVVVGIMALLLSIVTVAIFSARQRARDARRLADLNQVRISLEQYFKDKKRYPNSDPQGYCGLAAQLSGYLAQLPRDPQDAGASCSASSRYEYYTELPLQPKQWLLRTSFFELPSSMKAGFVNDEDGNIGSQGGGGWIGGASSVTCTFSAPSTYSCPTRDCGSAANDTIYCIRS; this is translated from the coding sequence ATGATGAAGGGAAGAATTAATGTCATCAAAAAACTTTGCGCCAATCCCCGATTAGTGAGGGGGTTTACGCTCGTCGAAATGCTCGTGGTAGTTGGCATTATGGCGCTTCTGCTTTCTATCGTTACGGTAGCAATATTCTCGGCGCGCCAAAGGGCCAGAGACGCACGAAGGCTCGCCGACCTTAATCAGGTGCGCATTTCCCTTGAGCAATATTTCAAGGACAAGAAGCGTTATCCGAATTCCGATCCTCAAGGATACTGCGGCCTTGCGGCTCAACTTTCCGGCTATCTTGCCCAGCTTCCTCGCGATCCGCAGGATGCGGGAGCATCCTGTTCCGCCTCTTCGCGTTACGAATACTATACCGAATTGCCTCTTCAACCCAAGCAATGGCTGTTGCGTACGTCATTTTTCGAATTGCCGTCAAGCATGAAAGCGGGGTTTGTAAATGACGAGGACGGAAACATCGGCTCGCAGGGCGGGGGAGGATGGATAGGGGGAGCTTCATCCGTCACCTGCACGTTCAGCGCGCCGTCAACCTATTCTTGTCCGACGCGCGATTGCGGAAGCGCTGCCAATGATACGATCTATTGCATCCGTTCTTGA
- a CDS encoding PH domain-containing protein — MFKHFLGQHEKETIIAVTRPHWIVFLGSAGTSFILVLAVPLALLLLNISIPQILEGAAQDILWLLAALWLYAVWAFTFLSWSKYWFDVAIITTERIVKIDQHDIFHREISEFLISRVQDVRVEIKGALATTLKFGDLVVGTAGEGPAFTFKTIPHPERVKDIILYHQKAGSTGQVP, encoded by the coding sequence TTGTTCAAGCATTTTCTCGGCCAACACGAAAAGGAAACGATCATTGCGGTAACCCGGCCGCACTGGATTGTGTTTTTGGGGTCGGCAGGAACTTCGTTTATCCTGGTGCTTGCCGTGCCGCTAGCCTTGCTGCTTCTGAACATATCAATTCCGCAGATTTTAGAAGGAGCGGCGCAAGACATCCTGTGGCTTCTGGCTGCGCTTTGGCTGTATGCCGTCTGGGCCTTTACCTTTCTTTCATGGTCTAAATACTGGTTCGATGTTGCCATTATCACCACGGAACGGATCGTGAAGATCGATCAGCATGATATTTTTCACCGTGAAATATCGGAATTTCTCATTTCGCGCGTACAGGATGTGCGGGTAGAAATTAAAGGAGCCCTGGCTACGACATTGAAATTCGGAGACCTGGTCGTGGGAACCGCCGGCGAAGGCCCCGCCTTTACCTTCAAAACCATTCCGCACCCTGAACGCGTCAAGGACATTATTTTATATCACCAAAAAGCAGGAAGCACCGGGCAAGTTCCATAG